A genomic stretch from Hemicordylus capensis ecotype Gifberg chromosome 5, rHemCap1.1.pri, whole genome shotgun sequence includes:
- the LOC128328301 gene encoding uncharacterized protein LOC128328301, producing the protein MMGSPQSPNLATNQPDSTPKPRKRYISTSSDDEGPPVKTYAEEQAETREIWQEILATMAAEPQNSALLKSLKPSREAMQKFLGLNINEEPYIAPARRRGAMKKLVRVVIYGIMNYCLRSYARDACSGCSIRAPGQEAHDCLRYSENQIATFIKKLCSKLCLKSFFHLLVCLGYAVKCLVLTEEIVHESLIIFTKLYTSDNPRNVLNNILKPGDMALYFFVNNVIQEREYKTFLKSLPPQ; encoded by the exons atgatgggatctcctcagagccctaatttggcaacaaatcagccagattctacacctaagccaagaaaacgctatattagcaccagttcagatgatgaaggacctcctgtgaaaacctatgctgaagaacaagcggagacaagggaaatatggcaagagatcctggcaaccatggcagctgagccacag aattcagcCCTTTTGAAAAGTCTGAAGCCTTCTCGTGAAGCAATGCAGAAATTTTTGGGTCTGAATATCAATGAAGAACCTTATATTGCCCCAGCGAGGCGTAGAGGGGCTATGAAAAAACTTGTGAGAGTTGTTATCTATGGAATTATGAATTATTGCCTGAGGTCTTATGCCAGGGATGCCtgttctggctgcagcattcGTGCCCCGGGTCAAGAAGCGCATGACTGCTTACGTTACTCTGAGAATCAAATTGCTACATTTATTAAGAAGCTCTGTTCTAAATTGTGTCTTAAATCATTTTTCCACCTACTTGTCTGTTTAGGGTATGCAGTAAAATGTCTGGTTCTGACCGAGGAAATAGTCCACgaatctttaattatttttactaaACTGTATACTTCTGATAATCCACGGAATGTTCTGAACAATATTTTGAAGCCGGGAGATATGGCATTGTATTTTTTTGTGAATAATGTGATACAAGAAAGAGAGTATAAAACATTTCTGAAGTCTCTACCACCTCAATAA